Proteins from one Ipomoea triloba cultivar NCNSP0323 chromosome 1, ASM357664v1 genomic window:
- the LOC116019117 gene encoding heavy metal-associated isoprenylated plant protein 39-like: MGKQKVVIGISMKDQKARSKAFKIAVSLSGVDSASIQAEKGQLEVVGDVDAVALANQLRKSLGQAELLSVGSAEKKEDKKEEKKDETPKPQTVTITYDPSSYRYAAPYQYHAYPVQDQQPECSIM; the protein is encoded by the exons ATGGGGAag CAAAAGGTAGTGATTGGCATCTCTATGAAGGACCAGAAAGCTCGTAGCAAGGCCTTCAAGATCGCTGTCAGCCTCTCAG GAGTTGATTCCGCATCTATTCAGGCGGAGAAGGGGCAGTTAGAGGTGGTGGGTGACGTGGACGCGGTGGCTCTGGCCAACCAGCTGAGGAAGAGTTTGGGGCAGGCGGAGCTTCTAAGTGTCGGCTCCGCTGAGAAAAAGGAGGataaaaaggaagagaaaaaaGATGAGACCCCAAAACCACAAACTGTGACAATCACTTATGATCCTTCTTCGTATCGTTATGCAGCTCCTTACCAATACCATGCTTACCCAGTTCAAGACCAACAACCAGAGTGCTCTATTATGTAA
- the LOC116019125 gene encoding heavy metal-associated isoprenylated plant protein 39-like codes for MGKQKVVIGISMKDQRARTKAFKIAVSLSGVDSACIQAEKGQLEVVGDVDAVALANQLRKGLGQAELLSVGSAEKKDEKKAETPAPQTMMTITYDPSSYHYAAPYQYHAYPVQDQQPGCSIM; via the exons ATGgggaag CAAAAGGTAGTGATTGGCATCTCTATGAAGGACCAGAGAGCTCGTACTAAGGCCTTCAAGATTGCTGTCAGCCTCTCAG GAGTTGATTCCGCATGTATTCAGGCGGAGAAGGGGCAGTTAGAGGTGGTGGGCGACGTGGACGCGGTGGCTCTGGCCAACCAGCTGAGGAAGGGGTTGGGTCAGGCAGAGCTTCTAAGCGTCGGCTCCGCCGAGAAAAAGGATGAGAAGAAGGCGGAAACGCCAGCACCACAAACCATGATGACAATCACTTATGATCCTTCTTCGTATCATTATGCAGCTCCTTACCAATACCATGCTTACCCAGTTCAAGATCAACAACCAGGGTGCTCTATTATGTAA
- the LOC116020039 gene encoding putative phosphatidylglycerol/phosphatidylinositol transfer protein DDB_G0278295 — translation MAISKPVVALFFSLCVFLPLISAASTDVKYCSETNYAMKVTGADITPFPVKRGDNVTFTITAATDNGILGGKLVINGLYYGINIYDETYDICAKTSCPISTGYFVLSHTQNLPPYSPTGDFSLKMTILDEEDNELTCFAFDFTVSALALD, via the exons ATGGCGATATCAAAACCTGTCGTTGcccttttcttctctctctgtGTCTTCCTTCCTTTGATTTCAGCAGCGTCCACAGACGTCAAGTATTGCA gcGAGACAAACTATGCCATGAAGGTGACCGGAGCTGATATAACACCTTTTCCGGTGAAGAGAGGCGACAACGTCACTTTCACTATCACTGCTGCCACAG ATAACGGTATACTTGGTGGAAAGCTAGTGATAAATGGCCTATACTATGGAATTAACATCTACGATGAGACTTATGACATTTGTGCAAAGACATCTTGTCCTATCTCTACTGGTTATTTCGTTTTATCACACACTCAAAATTTGCCACCGTATTCGCCCACG GGTGATTTCTCCCTTAAAATGACAATTCTAGATGAAGAGGATAATGAGTTGACATGTTTCGCCTTCGACTTCACAGTATCGGCGTTGGCATTGGACTAA